In Asterias amurensis chromosome 4, ASM3211899v1, one genomic interval encodes:
- the LOC139935999 gene encoding vascular endothelial growth factor A-like isoform X2, translated as MAKCAVTTNYSKGAINLCCILMVLVTVATVCINAEAHSTRVPSSVLFAMKEVRTIEDLLQLLEQRETEMKTTTSKHIPWSQRQEKESWEDDDEDSDDDDDDDDDDDDWEDEVEEGGVYQPDNKKPDPGVLSGMAEQMGLKLTSSKFYDVAELPPCIPRESLVTVTTDPNEPNVIYWPSCVTAKRCGGCCSNELFDCQATRSEILQKDIVKMEYNPKVSPSLQYGGIVSKNITQDTNCSCQCKVKSQDCDPATQLYSNCQCKCRAWVSCPPRKIWDPVRCRCTCSTPSSQRTCSRLRQFWSDDSCSCRCRKDLEARCRAPHVFNRKRCKCERRSTQ; from the exons ATGGCCAAGTGTGCGGTTACTACTAATTACTCCAAAGGAGCAATAAATCTATGTTGTATTTTGATGGTTTTGGTTACGGTGGCAACTGTTTGTATCAACGCAGAAGCACATTCGACTCGG GTTCCTTCATCAGTTTTGTTTGCAATGAAAGAAGTCAGAACAATAGAAGACTTGTTACAACTTTTGGAACAACGAG AAACTGAAATGAAGACAACCACATCAAAACACATTCCTTGGAGTCAAAGACAAGAAAAGGAAAGTTGGGAAGACGATGATGAAGATAgcgacgatgacgatgacgatgatgatgatgatgatgattgggAAGATGAGGTAGAGGAGGGTGGTGTATATCAACCTGACAATAAGAAACCCGACCCCGGTGTCCTGTCTGGTATGGCTGAGCAGATGGGGCTGAAGTTAACATCCTCAAAGTTTT ATGATGTTGCCGAGCTTCCTCCATGCATCCCCAGAGAGTCTTTAGTAACAGTCACTACAGATCCCAATGAGCCTAATGTAATCTACTGGCCATCATGTGTTACCGCTAAACGGTGTGGAGGTTGCTGCAGTAATGAACTATTTGACTGCCAGGCAACACGATCAGAAATACTGCAAAAAGAC ATCGTCAAAATGGAGTACAATCCCAAAGTCTCTCCCAGCCTTCAGTACGGTGGGATCGTTTCCAAAAACATCACGCAGGACACCAACTGTAGCTGCCAATGCAAGGTCAAGTCCCAAGACTGCGACCCTGCCACCCAGCTCTACAGCAACTGCCAGTGTAAGTGCAGGGCGTGGGTCAGTTGCCCACCTAGGAAGATCTGGGACCCCGTCAGGTGTCGGTGCACCTGTAGTACTCCGTCGTCTCAGAG AACGTGTTCCCGGTTACGGCAGTTTTGGAGCGATGATTCCTGCAGTTGTAGATGTAGGAAAGATCTTGAGGCAAGATGCAGAGCCCCTCATGTTTTTAACCGCAAACGATGCAA ATGTGAGAGGCGGTCCACACAATAG
- the LOC139935999 gene encoding uncharacterized protein isoform X1, which translates to MAKCAVTTNYSKGAINLCCILMVLVTVATVCINAEAHSTRVPSSVLFAMKEVRTIEDLLQLLEQRETEMKTTTSKHIPWSQRQEKESWEDDDEDSDDDDDDDDDDDDWEDEVEEGGVYQPDNKKPDPGVLSGMAEQMGLKLTSSKFSRRSTRRGFIQELSQALSRQSPQEFSLNDVAELPPCIPRESLVTVTTDPNEPNVIYWPSCVTAKRCGGCCSNELFDCQATRSEILQKDIVKMEYNPKVSPSLQYGGIVSKNITQDTNCSCQCKVKSQDCDPATQLYSNCQCKCRAWVSCPPRKIWDPVRCRCTCSTPSSQRTCSRLRQFWSDDSCSCRCRKDLEARCRAPHVFNRKRCKCERRSTQ; encoded by the exons ATGGCCAAGTGTGCGGTTACTACTAATTACTCCAAAGGAGCAATAAATCTATGTTGTATTTTGATGGTTTTGGTTACGGTGGCAACTGTTTGTATCAACGCAGAAGCACATTCGACTCGG GTTCCTTCATCAGTTTTGTTTGCAATGAAAGAAGTCAGAACAATAGAAGACTTGTTACAACTTTTGGAACAACGAG AAACTGAAATGAAGACAACCACATCAAAACACATTCCTTGGAGTCAAAGACAAGAAAAGGAAAGTTGGGAAGACGATGATGAAGATAgcgacgatgacgatgacgatgatgatgatgatgatgattgggAAGATGAGGTAGAGGAGGGTGGTGTATATCAACCTGACAATAAGAAACCCGACCCCGGTGTCCTGTCTGGTATGGCTGAGCAGATGGGGCTGAAGTTAACATCCTCAAAGTTTT CTAGGAGAAGTACACGTAGAGGATTCATTCAGGAATTATCACAAGCTTTGAGCCGCCAGTCCCCACAAGAATTTTCATTAA ATGATGTTGCCGAGCTTCCTCCATGCATCCCCAGAGAGTCTTTAGTAACAGTCACTACAGATCCCAATGAGCCTAATGTAATCTACTGGCCATCATGTGTTACCGCTAAACGGTGTGGAGGTTGCTGCAGTAATGAACTATTTGACTGCCAGGCAACACGATCAGAAATACTGCAAAAAGAC ATCGTCAAAATGGAGTACAATCCCAAAGTCTCTCCCAGCCTTCAGTACGGTGGGATCGTTTCCAAAAACATCACGCAGGACACCAACTGTAGCTGCCAATGCAAGGTCAAGTCCCAAGACTGCGACCCTGCCACCCAGCTCTACAGCAACTGCCAGTGTAAGTGCAGGGCGTGGGTCAGTTGCCCACCTAGGAAGATCTGGGACCCCGTCAGGTGTCGGTGCACCTGTAGTACTCCGTCGTCTCAGAG AACGTGTTCCCGGTTACGGCAGTTTTGGAGCGATGATTCCTGCAGTTGTAGATGTAGGAAAGATCTTGAGGCAAGATGCAGAGCCCCTCATGTTTTTAACCGCAAACGATGCAA ATGTGAGAGGCGGTCCACACAATAG